Proteins encoded within one genomic window of Candidatus Hydrogenedentota bacterium:
- a CDS encoding Gfo/Idh/MocA family oxidoreductase, whose protein sequence is MREDTISRRGFIRASAAAGAALALPQMTAASAARAIGANDRINLGLIGCGGRGRWILQNMVQPANANTALVAAADIWRLRQETYPDEAAGLYGLKPRMYADYRELLDDPDVDAVIIATPDHQHCRQTIDAVRAGKHVYVEKPIAPVASDLKELNECYDVVTDSKRAVQHGTQGMSCPAARAVKEFIAAGTLGRLFRAESNESLQVPFWVHYQGPETAEDTDWKAFLYNRKRRPFDAHQHACWMGYHDFSSGAIGGWMSHFINTFHFVTGCGCPVAATAFGGRYAHGNDPRCDAPDQVTVVLEYEEGFHAQFVSHFGSTLDSESTVLMFEKGMVRGRFGHDLGNIVYSSEGVDESIPEQKLLDFDPPYPGQAHVTNWFDCIRDGGLPRANMEYGYRHGIAVLLGDLAYVLGRRVVFDKEKRKIRPA, encoded by the coding sequence ATGAGAGAAGACACCATTTCCCGGCGCGGCTTCATCCGCGCATCGGCGGCCGCAGGCGCCGCCCTCGCGCTTCCGCAGATGACAGCGGCCAGCGCCGCGCGCGCCATCGGCGCAAATGACCGCATCAACCTCGGCCTCATCGGCTGCGGGGGACGCGGACGCTGGATTCTGCAGAACATGGTGCAGCCCGCGAACGCGAATACGGCGCTCGTGGCGGCCGCCGATATCTGGAGACTGCGGCAGGAGACCTATCCCGATGAAGCAGCGGGGCTCTACGGCCTGAAACCGAGGATGTATGCCGATTACCGCGAACTGCTGGATGACCCGGATGTGGACGCGGTCATTATCGCCACGCCTGACCACCAGCATTGCCGCCAGACCATCGACGCGGTGCGGGCGGGCAAGCACGTCTATGTCGAAAAGCCGATCGCGCCCGTTGCATCGGACCTCAAAGAACTCAACGAGTGCTACGACGTCGTGACGGACTCGAAACGGGCCGTGCAGCATGGCACGCAGGGCATGTCGTGTCCCGCGGCGCGCGCGGTCAAGGAATTCATCGCCGCGGGCACGCTGGGCCGGCTGTTCCGCGCGGAATCCAACGAATCGCTTCAAGTCCCGTTCTGGGTGCACTACCAAGGCCCGGAGACCGCGGAAGACACGGACTGGAAAGCGTTCCTGTACAACCGCAAGCGCCGTCCCTTCGACGCGCACCAGCATGCGTGCTGGATGGGTTACCACGACTTTTCAAGCGGGGCCATCGGCGGCTGGATGAGCCATTTCATCAACACGTTCCACTTCGTTACGGGCTGTGGCTGCCCCGTCGCCGCGACCGCCTTCGGCGGCCGCTACGCGCACGGGAACGACCCACGCTGCGACGCGCCGGACCAGGTCACCGTCGTGCTCGAATACGAAGAAGGCTTCCACGCGCAGTTCGTCAGCCATTTCGGCAGCACCCTCGACAGCGAGTCCACCGTGCTCATGTTCGAGAAGGGCATGGTGCGCGGCCGCTTCGGGCACGACCTCGGCAATATCGTATATTCGAGCGAAGGCGTCGACGAATCGATCCCGGAGCAGAAGCTGCTCGACTTCGATCCGCCCTACCCCGGACAAGCGCACGTGACGAACTGGTTCGACTGCATCCGCGACGGCGGCCTGCCTCGTGCGAACATGGAATACGGCTACCGGCACGGAATTGCAGTCCTGCTCGGCGACCTGGCGTATGTCCTCGGCCGCCGCGTGGTCTTCGACAAGGAGAAACGCAAAATCCGGCCCGCGTGA